Within Streptomyces roseirectus, the genomic segment GCCCCAGCAGGCGGCGGCACACAGGGGTGTGCCTTCGGCGCCCTCGCCCGCGCTCTCGGCGTTCGGCGGGGCTCCCGCGGCGAGGAGATGGCGGACGGCTTCGGCGTTGCCGTGGACGGAGGCGGCGTAGAGGGGGGTGGTGCCGTAGCGGTCGGGGATCGTGGGGTCGGCGCCGGCGCGCAGGAGGGCGGCGACTTCGGTGCCGGTGTCGCTCAGGGCGGCGGCCATGAGGCGAGCGGTGAGCTTCTTCTGGCGTCTTCTGTTCATCGGGGCGAGGTTAGGGGGCGGGTTCCGGATGGGCTTCCGGTTTTTCGGGTGTGAGCGGGTGTCCGTGAACAGCAGAAAACCCGCCCCATCGGGACGGGTTTTCCTTTTGAGCGCTGGGCAAGCCTTGCACCTGCATCTCCCCGCAGGAAGCGGGACGTCTTTCCTTGGACCACCAACGCGTGTTCTGTTCCGCCTTGTTGGGGCGGCCAGTTCGTGGTTGAAGCTTACCGCACGTCGAGGGGTGGTCGGCGCGTCGGGTTCACAACTGGGCCAGGGTCGGGAGGAGTTCGGTGGCGGTGGCGATGTCGGCGGTGAGGGGGCGGTCGTCCGTGCCGGTGGGGAGGGCGGCGGAGGCGGTGGTGAAGGCGGGAGTGGGCGGCTGGGTGGGCCGGAGGCGAAGTGCCCTGACGGCGCTGACGAGTTCGCAGGCGAGGAGTGTCGCGTAGGCGTCGGCGGCCCGCAGGGACTGGCGTGCGGCCTGGCCCGCGAAGCTGGCGGCCTCCTCAAGGCCGAGGGAGACCACGGCGTGCCCCGAGGACGCGGGCACCGCCTGTGAACGCACCTCCGCGAGCGCGGAGTTGGCCGTGTACTCCAGGATCATCGTCCCCGAACTGCTCGCCGGCCCGTCCGCCAGGAACGGCGCGAGGCCGGTGAGTTCGGGGTGGCCGAGCGCGGAGAGGCGGGCGGTGGAGAGCTGGGCCGTCTTCAGCAGGGCGAGGTTCAGCCCGTCCAGCGCGAGCGCGAGCGGCGCCGCGAAGAACCCGCCGTGGTGGTAGGCGGTGCCCTCGTCGACGTCCACCAGGGGGTTCTCGGAAGGGCAGTTGACCTCGACCTCCACCACCTCCCGCAACCGGTCGGCGGCATCCAGCGCACACCCGTGCACCTGCGGAAACGCCCGGAACCCGTACGGGTCCTGCACCCGCCGCGCGGCCACGGTCGGCATCCGGCCCCACCCCAACAACCGCCGCACCTCCCCCGCGACACGCGCGGCACCGGCATAGGGCCGCAACGCGTGCACAGGTTGCGCGTACGCCTCCCCGGACCCGGAGACCGCCGCGAGGGACAGCGCGGCGACGACATGAGTGGCCCGCAGCAACACATCCACCCCGTCCCAGGCCAGCGCGGCCTGCGCGAGGGCAAGGGCGTTACTGCTCAACAGGGCGAGGGCATCGCCGGGTTGGAGGATGACGGGGGCAGGATGCGCACCGAACGCCCCGGCACCGGACACGCCGCCCCCGAACGCCCCACCACCGGACACGCCGCCATCACACGCCCCACCACCGGACACTCCGGCACCGGAAGCCTCGGCAGCAGACACCTCGTCGCCGCACGCCCCGCCACCGGACATCCCGGCACCAGACGCCCCAGCAGCGGACGCCCCGCCACCGCACGTCCCGCCACCGGACACCCCGCCGGACGCCATGTCACCGGGCGCCCCGTTACCGCACGCCCCGCCACCGGCTACCTCGCCACCGAACGCTCCGGCACCGGACCCCCCGTCGCCCAACCCACCCCCGATCCACGGTCGTTCCCCGATCAGCGTCAACCCCGTCTGGGCCAGTGCCGTCAGATCCCCGGTGCCGAGCCCCCCGTACTCGTTCACGGCGGGGTGGACCCCGAGGCGCAGGGCGTCGATCAAAGCGTCGATGATCGCGGGCTGGATCCCCGCGCCCCCGGCGAGGAGTTGGTTGGCGCGTACGGCGAGCATCGCGCGGACCTGCCGGGAAGGCAGCAGCGCGCCCGCGCCCCCGGCGTGGCTGCGCAGGAGGCGGAGGCTGTGGGCGTGCTCGTCGTCGGCGTCGACGGTGACCGAGCGGTTCGCGCCGACGCCGGTGCCGCGCCCGTACAGCCGTCCGGAGGCGGCGAGTTGACGGGCCGTCAGCTGGGAGAGGGCGGCGCGTTCGCGGGCCGCGGGGTCGGCGGCGGGGACCGCCTCGCCGTCCGCGAGGGCGGTCAGCTCACCGAGGGTGAGGGCGGATCCGGTGAGGATGACCCGGGTGTCCGTACCGCGCGCGGACACCCGGGGTGCGTCGGTGGTGCTCAACGGGTTCAGTCCAGGCCGACGGACTTCAGCCACGCCTTGGCGACGTCCAGCGGGTCCTTGTTCTCCAGCTGGACCTGCGCGTCGAGGTCGAGCAGCGTCTTCGTGTCGAGCTTCGCGGAGACCGCGTTGAGGGCGGCGACCCCGTCGGCGGAGAGGGCTTCCTTGTAGACGAGCGGGGTGACGTTCGCGAAGCCGAAGAGGTTCTTCGGGTCCTGGAGGACGACGAACTTCTCCTTGAGGATGGTCGGGTCGGTCGTGAAGATGTCCGCCGCCTGCACGGTGTTCTTCTTCAGCGCCGCCTGCGTGAGCGGACCACCGGCGTCGAGCGCCTTGAACGACTTGAACGTCAGCCCGTACTCGGACTCCAGGCCGAGCATGCCCTGGTGGCGCGTCTGGAACTCGGGCGAGCCGCCGAGGACCAGCTCGGGTGCGATGTCCTTGAGGTCGGCGAGCGTGGACGACGCCGTCAGGTTGTACTTCTTCGCGGTCTCCGCGTTGATCGTGACGGAGTCCTTGTCCTCGGCCGGCGAGGATTCGAGCAGCGTCAGCTTGGGGTCGAGCTTGGCCTTGGCCGTCGCGTTGACGGTCTCCAGCGAGGTCTGCGGCGCCTTGGCGTCGAGGTAGGCGAGCAGCGAGCCGTTGTACTCGGGCAGGACGGTGATGGAACCGTTCTTGAGGAGCCCGTAGGTCGTCTCGCGGCTGCCGATGTTGGGCTTGTAGGAGACCTTGATGCCCTTGGCCTTGAGCGCTTCGCCGTAGATGTCGGCGAGGAGGGTGCTCTCGGCGAAGTTGTTCGACCCCACGACGACCGTCTTGCCGTCCGAACCGCCCCCGTCGAGGGGGTTGCTGCCGGTGTCGTCGGAGCTGCAGCCCGCCAGCAGGACCGTCGCCGCGGCGAGGACCGCCGCCGCGCCGGTGTTGCGACGGATGGCTCTGCGGGGGTGTGCGGTAGAAGTCACGGTTCCCGTTTCCGACTTGGGGGGAGGAGGCTGATGCGCCTGAGAGTCCGTAGACACAGACTCCGGAGGTCCCTCGATCCAATCCAGCGGCTTCTTGGACAGTCAAGAGGAGTTGTGTAAACGGTTGGCGTCGATTTCGGCAGCTCCCCTTCCCGTTCCGCTTACGCACGTGGCCGATTGTGGTCGGCGTCGCTTCGTAATGGATTCTTGACCCAGGGCGATGTGCCTGTCCGTTCGGGGAAGCGATAGCCTCGCCGCAGTCGGATCCGATCACTCACCGGTACGGATCGGCGGCCGACCCATCAAGTCCGGGCAGCACCAGAAGCGGAACGGGCGACCGATCGGAACCGGCCATCGTCAGGCCATCCCGTGCGCGAGGCGCGCGGCGCACCACCCGCCCTGAAGGAGGCCCGGTGTCCACGAACGAGGCGGACGCCCCCGCCCGGTCGGCACCCGCCCGCGTCCGCCGCGGGCTGCGCGGACTCACCGACCGGTGGCCCTTCCAGCGCAAGCTGAACGTCCTGGTGGGCGTGCCGCTCGCGGTCATCGCCGTCCTGCTGACGTACGTCATCACCGACCTGCTCCAGGAGTCGAGCCGGGCCGAGGACGCCGCCCAACTGGTGCGCGACAGCTCCGAGGTGGCGCAGTTGGTCTCGCTGGTGGAGGCCGAGCACCAGCAGGCGATCCTGCTGTCGGTGCGCCACGAGGCGTCCTTCGACGGCGGCACCCCCTCCACCGACCCCTACCGGGTCGCCCAGGTGAAGGTCGACGAGCAGGTGCGCAAGGTGCGCGACTCCTTCGGCGGCCGGCTCCCGGCAGGCGAGGCGCAGGCGCTGCGCGAGGTCGAGGGCCTGGCGGGGCTGCGGACGACGATCGAGCAGGGCTACCTGCCCGCCGACAACATCGACCCGGCGTACACCGGCGCGGCCCGCGGCCTCATCGACGGCCTCGGCCTGGACCGCAACTCGGCGCTGGCGACGACGTTCACCGGCAACCTGCTGGACTCCCTGCTGCGGGCCGACGCCGCGCACGGCGCCTTCGAGACCGGCGTGTTCTCGGCGCTGACCGGCGACAGCAACGCACTCATCGAGTTCACCGGCGCGGTCGGCGCCTACGAGCTCTACACGTACCAGGCCCAGCGGTTCAGCCGGTTCGCGAGCGCCGACCAGGCCGACCGCCTCGGCGGCGTCGAGCACAACGCGGCGCAGGCCGTGATCGACCAGCACTACGCCGAACTCTCCGTCGACCCCAGCGCGTTGCAGTCGACGACGACCGAGCAGATCCGCACCTCGCTGCGCCAGGCGCTGGCCGCGTACGGCGACTACCAGCAGCAGGCCGAGAACCGGCTGAAGATCACCGACTCGCTGATCGGCGAGATCGCCGACCGCGCGGACGACGCGGCGAGCAGCGCCCGCTGGCGCGTCACCCTGCTGCTGAACCTGGCGATCGTCGGGTTCGTCCTGTGGATCGCGTTCTCGGTGCTGGTGCGCCGCTCGGTCGTGCGCCCGGTGCTCGCGCTGACCGGCGCCGCGCGCGAGGTCGCCGACGTCGCCGGGCGCGAACTCGCGCGGGTCGCCGACGACGACGCGGAGGAGACCGGCTCGCCGAGGCTGCGCGAACTGCCGGTCACCGCGGACGACGAGATCGGGGAGCTGGCCGAGGCGTTCAACAACGTCCAGACGACAGCGGCGGCGCTCCTTGAACGCCAGGTGCTGAGCCGGCGCAACGTCGCCGAGATGTTCGGCAACGTGGGGCGCCGCGTCAGCAACTTGACGACCCGTCAGCTCACGCTGATCGACGCCGTGGAGCGCGGCGAGACCGACCCGGCGCTCCTTGAACGCCTCTACTCCATCGACCACATCGCCGTCCGCCTGCGCCGCAACGCCGACAGCCTGATGCTGCTCGCCGGGATCCGCGAGACGGTCCTCGACTCGGGGCCGACCGCGCTCACCAACGTCGTGCGGGCCGCGCTCGGGCAGATCGAGGGGTACCAGCGGGTCGAGCTGCGGGCCGCGTCCGAGGTGATGGTCGAGCCGGACATCATCGGCGACCTCACGCTGATGGTGGCCGAACTCCTGGAGAACGCCGTGTCGTTCTCGCCGGCCGACTCCCCCGTCGAGGTCGGGGTGCGTTCGCACGCCGAGGGCGCCTCCATCACCGTCGTCGACCACGGGCTCGGCATGAGCGCCGAGCGGCTGGCCGAGGAGAACGCGCGGCTGGTGCGGCGCGAACGGCTCGATCTGGTGCCGACGAAGGTGCTCGGCCTCTTCGTCGTCGGCGCGCTCGCCCGGCGCTGGGAGATCGAGGTCACGCTCTCCCGCACGCCGGGGGGCGGGCTGACCGCCGAGGTGTCCCTGCCGTCGGCCCTGCTGCTGACGCTGAGCGGCCAGGAGCCGGGCCTCGCGGAGACGGTGGTGCGCAAGTCGGCGGTTTCCGCCGGGAGCTTCGGGGCAGACGCCCGGACGTCGGCGACGGTGAGCACGGAGAGGTCTGTGGGCGAGGACGGCGGAGCGAGCGGGGAACGGCCTTCCACCGCACGGCACTTCACCGACGCCGGCACACCCCGGACGGCCGATGCCGCGGACACCGGCACGCCCCGGACGGCCGACGCCGACATGCCCCGGACGCCCGATGCCACCGACTCCCCGGCGCCCGCCGGGAGTTCACGCCCTGATCCGGCCGATAACCCCGCGCCCGGCGGGAGTTCACGCCCCGAGCCCGCCGACACCCTCCCGCGCCGGCCCCCCGCCGACGACCCCGCCCCCTTCATCCCCCGGGCCCGCTCCGAGGAGCGTCCCGAGGCCGGCCCGCGCCCCCTCAAGCGCCGGGTCCGCGGCGCGACCCTGCGCACGACGGTGGACGCCGCCGCGCAGCAGGCCGCCCGCACCGCCTCACGCCCCGCCGACGCGGACGCCGTCCGGGACGCGCTGGACGAGTTCGAGGAGGCGGTCGCCCGCGCGAACGCCGACACGGCGGAGCACCCGGCGGGCCCCTTCACCGAGGCGGCCCCCTTCACCGGAGCGGGCCCCGGCGGCGAGAATGTCCAGGACACCACGCAGAACACGCTTGCGCACGACGACGTGCACAGCCGTCGACCCCCCACCGACGACCGGAACCCCACGCACCACCAGAACCACCTTCCGGAAGGAGCCGAGCAGTGAGCACGTCGACAGGTGACACCCCCGCGGGTGAGGCCACGCCGACCGATCTGCGGGCCGCCGCAGCCGATTTCACCTGGCTGCTCAACCGTTTCGCCACCGAGACCGCGGGCGTCGTCGACGCCATCGCCGTGTCCTCGGACGGACTGCTGATAGCCGTCTCGGAGCTGCGTGAACACGCGGACTCCGAACGGCTCGCGGCGATCGTCTCCGGCATCACCTCGCTCGCCGCCGGGGCCTCCGGCAACTACGGCCTGGGCGGGCTGAACAAGGTCATCATCGATCTGGAGGGCGGGCACGTGCTGGTCTCCTCGATCGGCAGCGGCGCCGTCCTCGGCGTCGTCACCGACAAGGAGGCGAAGCTCGGCAACATCGCCTACGAGATGACCGTGTTCGCCAACCGGGCGGGCTCCGCGCTCAGTCCGCAGCTGGTGCTGGAGCTGAAGAACACCGTGGGCGCCGCCAAGCAGAGCCAGCAGGACCGCCACCGTCACCAGAGCAGGACACGCTGACCGGCGGTCACCTCTGAAGAGCTGACGAAGAGCCGGCGAAGAGCCGACGAGCTGACGAGAAGAGCAGGCGAAGATGGCGGACGGGCGCACCCCGCAGGGCGCCGGCGAGGACGACGCGCCCGCGCGCGTGCCCTCCGCCGTCCGGCCCTTCCTGGTCACCGCCGGGCGGGTGGCCGGTTCGGCGGCCTCCGGGCGTCCGATGCCGGTCGAGACCCAGGTGGTGGCGACGGCGGACGGGCTCGGTGTGCTGGACCGGCTCTCCTTCGAACAGCACGACATCGTCGCCGCGTGCCGGCGTCCGCAGTCCATCGCGGAGATCGCCGCGCGGCTGCGGCTGCATCTCAACGTGGTGCGGGTCCTCGCCGAGGATCTGCGCGCGGCCGGGCACCTGACGGTGCACGTGCCCGACTCCGGCGCGATCCACGACGCGTCCGTCCTGCGCAGGGTTATCGATGGCCTGCGGGCCATCCCCGACTCCCGGGGGGTACTCCGTGACTCCGACTGAACCGTTCACCGGCGCCGGCGCCGCGGTGGCCGCCGAACGGCCGCCGCTGCCGGTCAAGCTGGTGATCGCGGGCGGCTTCGGGGTGGGCAAGACCACCGCCGTCGGTTCGATCTCCGAGATCGAACCGCTCACCACCGAGGCGGCGATCACCGAAGTCGCGGCGGGTGTCGACGACCTGTCGCACACGCCGCGCAAGACCACGACCACGGTCGCGATGGACTTCGGCTGCATCACCATCGACCCGACGCTGAAGCTCTACCTGTTCGGCACGCCGGGCCAGGAGCGCTTCGGCTTCATGTGGGACGACATCGTCGAAGGCGCCGTCGGCGGCCTCGTCATCGTCGACACCCGCCGCCTCGACGACTGCTACGCCGCCGTCGACTACTTCGAGCACCGCCGGATCCCCTTCGCGGTGGCCATCAACGCCTTCGACGGCAAGGTGGAACACACCCTGGACGAGGTCCGCTGGGCCCTCGACGTCACCGACGGCGTCCCGCTGCTGGTGTTCGACGCCCGCGAACGGGGCTCTGTCCGGGACGCGTTGCTGGTGGTCCTGGAACAGGCGCTGGCCCGCACAGGGGGCTGACGGCGTGAAATACCCGGGCGGGACGCGGAGTTGACCCTGTCATGAGCAACGACGCCCGTACGATCACCAACCCGCCCGCGCTCCACGACCCGACCCCGCTCGTCTACAGCCATGTCGTCTCGGCGCCCGGCGACCTCGTCTTCGTCTCCGGCCAGTACGCCTCCGACGCGACCGGCGCCCCGGTGCCCGGCGACTTCGCCGCCCAGGTGGAACTCGCCTTCGACCACCTGGGAGAGGCGTTGGCGGCGGTCGGCCTCGGCTTCGAACACGTCGTGAGACTGGGCACGTTCGTCGTCGACCACGACGCCGAGAAGCTGGACGTCCTCGGCAAGGCGCTGCCCGCCCGGTTCGGGAACCGCTTCCCGGCGCAGACCCTGAGCGGGGTCGCCTCGCTCGCGCTGCCGGGGATGCTGTTCGAGGTGGACGCCATCGCCGTCCGGCCGGTCTGAGAAAACACAGAGGGCGGTACCCCCTCGGAGGGGGTACCGCCCTCTGTCGTCACGCGCTCCTGCGCACCCCCGGCGACACCGCGAGGCGGGCCACCGCCCAGAACAGGCCCAGCGTGGCGAGGGCCATGAAGGCGACCAGGGTGGCGCCGCCGACGACCTTCTCGTAGTCGTGCTGGTAGAGGCCGTCGATGATGAAGCGGCCGAGCCCGCCGAGGCCGACGTAGGCGGCGATCGTGGCGGTGGACACGATCTGGATGGCGGCGGAGCGGATGCCGCCGAGGATCAGGGCGAGGGCCACCGGGAGCTCCACCCGGAACAGGATGTCCGTCTCCCGCATGCCCATGCCCCGGGCGGCGTCCACGGGCGCCGGGTCGACCGAGCGCATCGCCTCGTAGGTGGTGACGAGGATCGGCGGGACGGCGAGGACGACGAGCGGGATCATCACCGGCAGCATGCCGAACCCGAGGATCATCGTGGCGAGGACGAGGAGCCCGAACGTGGGCAGCGCACGCGCGGCCGTCGCGACGAACGCGAGGGCGTTGCCGCCGCGCCCGTAGTGCCCGGTGACCAGTCCGATCGGCAGCCCGATGACGGTGGCGAGGGCCAGCGCCTCCAGGGAGTACTGGACGTGCTCCCACAGCCGCGCCGGGATCCCCGCGTACCCGCTCCAGTTGGCGTCGTTGTCGAAGAAGGCGTTGATGTAGTGCAGGACGTTCACCGGACGGCGTCCTCCAGTGCGGCGGGGACCGCCTCGGGCCTGGGCCGGCGGGCGCGCGCCCGGGGCATCCACGGCGTGAGCAGCGTGCGCAGCCCGACCAGCAGCGCGTCCACGACGACCGCGAGGGCCGCCGAGGTCAGCACCGAGTTCCAGGCCAGCTCGGGGCGGTTGTAGATGTTCGCGTCGTGCAGCAGGTTGCCCAGCGCCCCCTGGTTGCCGATCAGCGTGCCGACGCTGACCAGCGAGATGCTGGAGGCGACGGCGACCCGGAGGCCGGCGATGATCGCGGGCACGGCGATCGGCAACTGCACCTGGACGTACCGGCGTACGGGCCCGAAGCCCATCGCGGTCGCGGCCGCGAGGGTTTCCTGCGGCACGGACCGCACCGCGTCGACGATCGCCGGGACGAGCACGACGAGGCTGTAGACCGTCAGCGGGATCATCACGGTCAGCTCGGTCATGCCGGTGTAGTCGATGAGGACGACGAAGAAGGCGAGCGAGGGGATCGCGTACAGCACGGTCGTCACCCAGAGCACGGGCGGGTAGAGCCACTTGAGCCGTACGCAGAGCTGGCCGAGCGGCAGTGCGATGACGAGCCCGGCGAGGACGGGGAGCAGCGCCTCGCGCAGGTGCAGCCCGATGAGGCCGAGCCAGCTGTGCTGGAGGTCGCTGGGGATGTCGAAGAAGCCGTCGAAGTAGCTCACCGCAGGACCTTCGGCTGTGGGGACGCGCTCTCCTCGTGGGCGCCGCGGATGGCCTGGGCGATGGCCTGCTGCGAGACGACTCCGGCGGCCCGCCCCTCCGCGTCCACGCCGACCGCCCATCCGCTCGGCGAGAGGACGGCGCAGTCGAGCGCGGCCCGCAGCGAGTCCCGTCCGGCGGCGAACGGGCGCCCGCAGGACAGGAGTTGACCCGGTTCGATCTCCCCCGCGGTCAGCCGGTCCGGCTCGCTCCAGCCGAGCGGCCTGCCGTCGAGGTCGGTCACGAGCAGGTACGGGAGGTCCGCGCGCGCCGCGAGCTGTTCGGCGCCGGCGTCGATCGCGACGACCGCCTCGGTCGTCAACTCCAGCCCGTCGGACGGGAAGAAGGAGAGCCGGCGGATACCGCGGTCCGCGCCGAGGAAGTCCTCGACGAACGCGTCGGCGGGCCGCGACAGCAGCTCGGCCGGCGGTGCGAACTGGGCGAGCTTGCCGCCGGTGCGCAGTACGGCGACCATCGTGCCGAGCTTCACGGCTTCGTCGATGTCGTGCGTGACGAAGACGATGGTCTTGCCCAACTCGTCCTGGATGCGCAGGAGTTCGTCCTGGAGTCCCTTGCGGACGACGGGGTCGACGGCGGAGAACGGCTCGTCCATCAGCAGGACGGGCGGGTCGGCGGCGAGCGCGCGGGCCACGCCGACGCGCTGCTGCTGGCCGCCGGAGAGCTGGTAGGGGTAGCGCTTCGCGAGCGCCGCGTCGAGGCCGACGCGCCCCATCAACTCCCGTGCGCGGTCCCGCGCTTCGGCCTTGCCGGTGCCCAGCAGGCGGGGCACGGTGGCGATGTTGTCGAGGATGGTGCGGTGCTGGAAGAGCCCGGCGTTCTGGATGACGTAACCCATGCCCCGGCGCAGGGTGTTGACCGGCTGCTTGCGGGTGTCGACGCCGTCGATGGTGATCATGCCCTCGCTGGGCTCGACCATCCGGTTGATCATCCGGAGGGTGGTGGTCTTGCCGCAGCCCGAGGGACCGACCAGGACGGTGATCGCGCGGTCCGGTATCTCCAGGGAGAGCCGGTCGACCGCCACCGTGCCGTCCGGGTACCGCTTGGTGACTGAATCTATCCGTATCAAAACGCCGAACACCCTTCGGGTCTGGCCGATTCCGCCCGTGATCGGCCGCGTTCTCGGCCGTTGCGGGGAGAGTGTAGACCGCTTGTGTTGCATCTCTTCAACGGGTGCACGGTCTGAATTTCGCCATTCGAGACGGACGTCGACGACCACCCCTGAGCGCCTGCCCGCAGGCGCCGGTGTCACACCTGTGCGATCGGCACCCCGTCCGTCCGCAGCACTCCCCCGCCCGCCACCACCGCGAACACCTCGCACCCCGTCCGCCCGGCGGCCCACTCGACGCCGTCGCGTCCCATGGCGAAGGCGGCGGTGGCGACCGTGTCGGCCAGGGTGAGGGTGGGCGCGACGATGGTGAGGCTGTCGAGGCCGGTCGCCGCGAGACCCGTGCGCCCGTCGATGATGTGGTCGCCGCGCTCGTACCGCGCGGACGTCGCGACGGCCCCGTCGGCGACCTCCAGCACGG encodes:
- a CDS encoding ABC transporter substrate-binding protein translates to MTSTAHPRRAIRRNTGAAAVLAAATVLLAGCSSDDTGSNPLDGGGSDGKTVVVGSNNFAESTLLADIYGEALKAKGIKVSYKPNIGSRETTYGLLKNGSITVLPEYNGSLLAYLDAKAPQTSLETVNATAKAKLDPKLTLLESSPAEDKDSVTINAETAKKYNLTASSTLADLKDIAPELVLGGSPEFQTRHQGMLGLESEYGLTFKSFKALDAGGPLTQAALKKNTVQAADIFTTDPTILKEKFVVLQDPKNLFGFANVTPLVYKEALSADGVAALNAVSAKLDTKTLLDLDAQVQLENKDPLDVAKAWLKSVGLD
- a CDS encoding aromatic amino acid ammonia-lyase: MSTTDAPRVSARGTDTRVILTGSALTLGELTALADGEAVPAADPAARERAALSQLTARQLAASGRLYGRGTGVGANRSVTVDADDEHAHSLRLLRSHAGGAGALLPSRQVRAMLAVRANQLLAGGAGIQPAIIDALIDALRLGVHPAVNEYGGLGTGDLTALAQTGLTLIGERPWIGGGLGDGGSGAGAFGGEVAGGGACGNGAPGDMASGGVSGGGTCGGGASAAGASGAGMSGGGACGDEVSAAEASGAGVSGGGACDGGVSGGGAFGGGVSGAGAFGAHPAPVILQPGDALALLSSNALALAQAALAWDGVDVLLRATHVVAALSLAAVSGSGEAYAQPVHALRPYAGAARVAGEVRRLLGWGRMPTVAARRVQDPYGFRAFPQVHGCALDAADRLREVVEVEVNCPSENPLVDVDEGTAYHHGGFFAAPLALALDGLNLALLKTAQLSTARLSALGHPELTGLAPFLADGPASSSGTMILEYTANSALAEVRSQAVPASSGHAVVSLGLEEAASFAGQAARQSLRAADAYATLLACELVSAVRALRLRPTQPPTPAFTTASAALPTGTDDRPLTADIATATELLPTLAQL
- a CDS encoding ABC transporter permease — its product is MNVLHYINAFFDNDANWSGYAGIPARLWEHVQYSLEALALATVIGLPIGLVTGHYGRGGNALAFVATAARALPTFGLLVLATMILGFGMLPVMIPLVVLAVPPILVTTYEAMRSVDPAPVDAARGMGMRETDILFRVELPVALALILGGIRSAAIQIVSTATIAAYVGLGGLGRFIIDGLYQHDYEKVVGGATLVAFMALATLGLFWAVARLAVSPGVRRSA
- a CDS encoding ATP-binding protein encodes the protein MSTNEADAPARSAPARVRRGLRGLTDRWPFQRKLNVLVGVPLAVIAVLLTYVITDLLQESSRAEDAAQLVRDSSEVAQLVSLVEAEHQQAILLSVRHEASFDGGTPSTDPYRVAQVKVDEQVRKVRDSFGGRLPAGEAQALREVEGLAGLRTTIEQGYLPADNIDPAYTGAARGLIDGLGLDRNSALATTFTGNLLDSLLRADAAHGAFETGVFSALTGDSNALIEFTGAVGAYELYTYQAQRFSRFASADQADRLGGVEHNAAQAVIDQHYAELSVDPSALQSTTTEQIRTSLRQALAAYGDYQQQAENRLKITDSLIGEIADRADDAASSARWRVTLLLNLAIVGFVLWIAFSVLVRRSVVRPVLALTGAAREVADVAGRELARVADDDAEETGSPRLRELPVTADDEIGELAEAFNNVQTTAAALLERQVLSRRNVAEMFGNVGRRVSNLTTRQLTLIDAVERGETDPALLERLYSIDHIAVRLRRNADSLMLLAGIRETVLDSGPTALTNVVRAALGQIEGYQRVELRAASEVMVEPDIIGDLTLMVAELLENAVSFSPADSPVEVGVRSHAEGASITVVDHGLGMSAERLAEENARLVRRERLDLVPTKVLGLFVVGALARRWEIEVTLSRTPGGGLTAEVSLPSALLLTLSGQEPGLAETVVRKSAVSAGSFGADARTSATVSTERSVGEDGGASGERPSTARHFTDAGTPRTADAADTGTPRTADADMPRTPDATDSPAPAGSSRPDPADNPAPGGSSRPEPADTLPRRPPADDPAPFIPRARSEERPEAGPRPLKRRVRGATLRTTVDAAAQQAARTASRPADADAVRDALDEFEEAVARANADTAEHPAGPFTEAAPFTGAGPGGENVQDTTQNTLAHDDVHSRRPPTDDRNPTHHQNHLPEGAEQ
- a CDS encoding DUF742 domain-containing protein, with product MADGRTPQGAGEDDAPARVPSAVRPFLVTAGRVAGSAASGRPMPVETQVVATADGLGVLDRLSFEQHDIVAACRRPQSIAEIAARLRLHLNVVRVLAEDLRAAGHLTVHVPDSGAIHDASVLRRVIDGLRAIPDSRGVLRDSD
- a CDS encoding GTP-binding protein; the protein is MTPTEPFTGAGAAVAAERPPLPVKLVIAGGFGVGKTTAVGSISEIEPLTTEAAITEVAAGVDDLSHTPRKTTTTVAMDFGCITIDPTLKLYLFGTPGQERFGFMWDDIVEGAVGGLVIVDTRRLDDCYAAVDYFEHRRIPFAVAINAFDGKVEHTLDEVRWALDVTDGVPLLVFDARERGSVRDALLVVLEQALARTGG
- a CDS encoding ankyrin repeat domain-containing protein, whose translation is MNRRRQKKLTARLMAAALSDTGTEVAALLRAGADPTIPDRYGTTPLYAASVHGNAEAVRHLLAAGAPPNAESAGEGAEGTPLCAAACWGHTATVRALLAHGADPALREDHGTGLTPLEWARQGAYEETVAVLVAASPCRR
- a CDS encoding RidA family protein, whose product is MSNDARTITNPPALHDPTPLVYSHVVSAPGDLVFVSGQYASDATGAPVPGDFAAQVELAFDHLGEALAAVGLGFEHVVRLGTFVVDHDAEKLDVLGKALPARFGNRFPAQTLSGVASLALPGMLFEVDAIAVRPV
- a CDS encoding ABC transporter permease, whose translation is MSYFDGFFDIPSDLQHSWLGLIGLHLREALLPVLAGLVIALPLGQLCVRLKWLYPPVLWVTTVLYAIPSLAFFVVLIDYTGMTELTVMIPLTVYSLVVLVPAIVDAVRSVPQETLAAATAMGFGPVRRYVQVQLPIAVPAIIAGLRVAVASSISLVSVGTLIGNQGALGNLLHDANIYNRPELAWNSVLTSAALAVVVDALLVGLRTLLTPWMPRARARRPRPEAVPAALEDAVR
- a CDS encoding ABC transporter ATP-binding protein, whose product is MIRIDSVTKRYPDGTVAVDRLSLEIPDRAITVLVGPSGCGKTTTLRMINRMVEPSEGMITIDGVDTRKQPVNTLRRGMGYVIQNAGLFQHRTILDNIATVPRLLGTGKAEARDRARELMGRVGLDAALAKRYPYQLSGGQQQRVGVARALAADPPVLLMDEPFSAVDPVVRKGLQDELLRIQDELGKTIVFVTHDIDEAVKLGTMVAVLRTGGKLAQFAPPAELLSRPADAFVEDFLGADRGIRRLSFFPSDGLELTTEAVVAIDAGAEQLAARADLPYLLVTDLDGRPLGWSEPDRLTAGEIEPGQLLSCGRPFAAGRDSLRAALDCAVLSPSGWAVGVDAEGRAAGVVSQQAIAQAIRGAHEESASPQPKVLR
- a CDS encoding roadblock/LC7 domain-containing protein — translated: MSTSTGDTPAGEATPTDLRAAAADFTWLLNRFATETAGVVDAIAVSSDGLLIAVSELREHADSERLAAIVSGITSLAAGASGNYGLGGLNKVIIDLEGGHVLVSSIGSGAVLGVVTDKEAKLGNIAYEMTVFANRAGSALSPQLVLELKNTVGAAKQSQQDRHRHQSRTR